A genomic region of Salvelinus namaycush isolate Seneca chromosome 7, SaNama_1.0, whole genome shotgun sequence contains the following coding sequences:
- the LOC120050488 gene encoding gem-associated protein 8-like: MEDHGSIYSWFAHPMYGHYWQHYQQAMNWHQRHRQAYRKAWEAAYGPGYPQQYPTAPQRYADWHGGERRAEETVAAKDHVEEDLEGGADDEEWDGESGSDSEIECDVSNMEITEELRQYFAQTERHKEELKKQQQLEAEQLDTYVLADQDMHRISWHGRSLPPSERPGERRGSEMKKLYGEDAAKVQGMETAMQLTFDRNCDKKQPKYWPVIPLKL; this comes from the exons ATG GAGGACCATGGTAGCATCTACTCCTGGTTTGCCCACCCTATGTATGGCCACTACTGGCAGCATTACCAGCAGGCTATGAACTGGCACCAGAGACACAGGCAGGCCTACAGAAAGGCCTGGGAGGCTGCCTACGGGCCAgggtacccccaacagtaccccaCTGCCCCCCAACGCTATGCAGACTGgcatgggggagagaggagagcagaggagacggTCGCTGCTAAGGACCATGTGGAAGAGGATTTGGAGGGGGGCGCAGATGACGAGGAGTGGGACGGAGAAAGTGGCTCGGACAGCGAAATCGAATGTGATGTCAGCAACATGGAGATCACAGAGGAGCTGCGCCAGTATTTTGCCCAGACTGAGCGGCACAAGGAGGAgctca agaagcagcagcagctggAGGCGGAGCAGCTGGATACTTACGTGTTGGCCGACCAGGACATGCACAGAATTTCCTGGCACGGCAGGTCGCTGCCCCCCTCTGAGCGGCCGGGCGAGCGCCGAGGCTCTGAGATGAAGAAGCTGTACGGGGAAGACGCGGCAAAGGTCCAGGGCATGGAGACGGCCATGCAGCTCACCTTCGACAGAAACTGTGACAAGAAACAGCCCAAATACTGGCCCGTCATCCCTCTAAAACTGTAG